In Achromobacter xylosoxidans A8, a single window of DNA contains:
- a CDS encoding TetR/AcrR family transcriptional regulator gives MTRSRAEMIEATRAKLLATARQAFREAGYAATSMDDFTAAAGLTRGALYHHFGDKKGLLAAVVEQIDGEMDQRLAAIAARAPDAWSALRGRCRAYLEMAAEPEIRRIVLQDARAVLGAAADSSQQQCIASLGALLQTMMDQGVIEQAAPQAIARLINGSLVESAFWIAQDSADGPRLAQALQALDLLLRGLRKS, from the coding sequence ATGACGCGTTCCCGCGCCGAGATGATAGAAGCCACCCGCGCCAAACTGCTGGCCACGGCCCGGCAAGCCTTCCGCGAGGCCGGCTACGCGGCCACGTCGATGGACGATTTCACCGCGGCGGCGGGATTGACGCGGGGCGCGCTGTACCATCATTTCGGCGACAAGAAAGGCTTGCTCGCGGCGGTGGTCGAACAGATCGACGGCGAAATGGACCAGCGCCTGGCCGCCATCGCGGCGCGGGCGCCCGATGCCTGGAGCGCCTTGCGCGGACGCTGCCGCGCCTATCTGGAGATGGCGGCCGAACCCGAGATCCGGCGCATCGTGCTGCAGGACGCGCGGGCGGTGCTGGGCGCGGCGGCGGACAGCTCGCAGCAGCAGTGCATTGCTTCGCTGGGCGCGCTGCTGCAGACGATGATGGACCAGGGCGTGATCGAGCAGGCGGCGCCGCAGGCGATAGCGCGGCTGATCAATGGCAGCCTGGTCGAAAGCGCCTTCTGGATCGCGCAGGATTCCGCCGATGGCCCGCGCTTGGCGCAGGCGTTGCAGGCGCTGGACCTGCTGCTGCGCGGGCTGCGCAAGTCCTGA
- a CDS encoding GNAT family N-acetyltransferase codes for MTIEIRPAVASDAAQIHAFITELAVYERAAHEVIANADDVERTLFAADAPAKALMCLLDGKPIGYAVYFYSYSTWLGKNGIYLEDLYITPEQRGIGAGRDLLRHLAQEAVANGCGRLEWSVLDWNTPAIDFYKSIGALPQDEWVRYRMAGDALLNFAQGRR; via the coding sequence GTGACTATCGAAATTCGTCCGGCCGTCGCTTCGGATGCGGCCCAGATCCATGCCTTCATCACCGAGCTGGCCGTGTACGAGCGCGCCGCCCATGAAGTGATCGCCAACGCCGACGATGTCGAGCGCACCCTGTTCGCCGCTGACGCGCCCGCCAAGGCCCTGATGTGCCTGCTGGATGGCAAGCCCATCGGCTACGCCGTCTACTTCTACAGCTATTCGACCTGGCTGGGAAAAAACGGCATCTATCTGGAAGATCTGTACATCACGCCGGAGCAGCGCGGCATCGGCGCGGGCCGCGACCTGCTGCGCCATCTGGCGCAGGAAGCGGTGGCCAATGGCTGCGGCCGGTTGGAGTGGAGCGTGCTGGACTGGAACACGCCCGCCATCGATTTCTACAAGTCGATCGGCGCGCTGCCGCAAGACGAATGGGTGCGCTACCGGATGGCTGGAGACGCCCTGCTCAATTTCGCGCAGGGCCGGCGCTAG
- a CDS encoding MgtC/SapB family protein: protein MNEFTIAINLALAMLLGAAVGVERQWRQNYAGVVTHALVSLGAAAYTALPALLDASNDMRLGSQVVTGIGFLGAGLIMRDGLTIRGLSAAATIWATGAVGVLAGYGFLAEASAVTALILVTNVLLRRGARLVDRYVPEAETEERYYNIALTCASTDEALVRAELLNALGKHSLRLRGVESQQRDGGRSEVTAVVYSMRQEDERVEQLVGSLSLLPQTYSARWTSDTGNA, encoded by the coding sequence ATGAACGAATTTACGATTGCCATCAATCTTGCGCTGGCCATGCTGCTGGGCGCCGCCGTCGGCGTCGAGCGCCAATGGCGCCAGAACTACGCAGGCGTGGTGACGCATGCACTGGTCTCGCTGGGCGCGGCCGCCTACACCGCCTTGCCCGCGCTGCTGGACGCCAGTAACGACATGCGCCTGGGCAGCCAGGTCGTGACCGGTATCGGCTTCCTGGGCGCGGGCCTGATCATGCGGGACGGCCTGACCATACGCGGCCTGAGCGCGGCGGCCACCATCTGGGCTACCGGCGCCGTGGGCGTGCTGGCCGGCTACGGCTTCCTGGCCGAAGCCAGTGCGGTGACGGCGCTGATCCTGGTTACCAATGTGCTGCTGCGGCGCGGCGCCAGGCTGGTGGACCGCTACGTGCCTGAAGCGGAAACCGAAGAGCGCTACTACAACATCGCCTTGACCTGCGCTTCCACGGACGAAGCCCTGGTGCGTGCGGAACTGCTGAACGCCCTGGGCAAGCACAGCCTGCGCCTGCGCGGCGTTGAAAGCCAGCAGCGCGACGGCGGCCGCTCCGAAGTGACCGCGGTGGTCTATTCCATGCGCCAGGAAGACGAACGGGTGGAACAGCTGGTGGGCAGCCTCAGCCTGCTGCCGCAGACCTACTCGGCCAGATGGACTTCGGACACCGGCAACGCCTGA
- a CDS encoding LysR family transcriptional regulator, whose translation MITTEDLRFFLSLAATRSLAEAARALDVTPPAVTQRLHTLEKRLGVRLVNRSGRGTALTDEGRLLALRAEQICGELGDLADELAGRRDVVAGHLRVVAPLGFGQRYIAGLVAEFRGQNADVTASLTLSDGPPRLASDDWDVMVHIGELRDSTLVAYPLAPNRRILCASPAYLARRGAPAKPEDLRAHDCIALRENDEDVTLWRFKHGRGPAVGVRIAPALSSNAGETAVEWALAGHGIMVRSEWDVAAHLQARALVPLLPGWSLPSADVVALVKSRQELPARTAGFLAHLRAAFAAAPWRR comes from the coding sequence ATGATCACGACCGAAGACCTGCGTTTCTTCCTCAGCCTGGCAGCGACCCGCTCGCTGGCCGAAGCGGCGCGCGCGCTGGACGTGACCCCGCCTGCCGTCACCCAGAGACTACACACGCTCGAGAAGCGGCTGGGCGTCAGGCTGGTCAACCGCTCGGGGCGCGGCACCGCGCTGACCGACGAAGGCCGGCTGCTGGCCTTGCGGGCGGAACAGATCTGCGGCGAGCTGGGCGACCTGGCCGACGAACTGGCCGGACGCCGGGACGTGGTGGCGGGCCATCTGCGCGTGGTCGCCCCCCTGGGATTCGGCCAGCGCTACATCGCCGGGCTGGTCGCCGAATTCCGCGGGCAGAACGCGGACGTCACGGCCAGCCTGACGCTGTCCGACGGGCCGCCGCGGCTGGCTTCCGACGACTGGGATGTGATGGTCCATATCGGCGAGCTGCGCGATTCGACCCTGGTCGCCTACCCGCTGGCGCCCAACCGCCGGATCCTGTGCGCGTCGCCCGCCTACCTGGCGCGTCGCGGTGCTCCCGCCAAACCCGAAGATCTGCGCGCGCACGACTGCATCGCGCTGCGTGAGAACGATGAAGACGTGACCTTGTGGCGCTTCAAGCACGGGCGTGGCCCGGCCGTGGGAGTGCGCATTGCGCCGGCGCTGTCGAGCAACGCAGGCGAAACCGCCGTGGAATGGGCGCTGGCCGGGCACGGCATCATGGTGCGGTCGGAATGGGACGTGGCCGCGCATCTGCAGGCGCGCGCGCTGGTGCCCCTGCTGCCTGGCTGGAGCCTGCCGTCGGCCGACGTGGTGGCCCTGGTCAAATCGCGCCAGGAACTGCCCGCGCGGACGGCGGGTTTCCTGGCTCATCTGCGCGCCGCCTTTGCCGCGGCGCCCTGGCGCCGCTAG
- a CDS encoding MFS transporter — MSTGTTHVSSASWADLLHGTNALRSIALAGGVALHAINVYIVTTILPSVIKDIGGLEYYAWNTTLFVVTSIVGSALSARLIETLGPRAAYLLAVAVFTGGSVVCALAPSMPMLLTGRSIQGLGGGILFALSYALIRLVFEAPLWSRAMALVSGMWGVATLCGPAIGGVFAQTGHWRLAFWALLPVAAGLAAIVALKVGGKESVPPARPSPLPLTTLGLLVASVLAITLASLSKDLRWNLAGIAAGLAIAALIAAVDKRAAKRLLPTGAYSIATPLGALYAVMCLVVAAITTEIFVPYFLQVIHGMTPLAAGYMTAAMAAGWTLAAMPSATRSGPAANFLVRLSPVVILAALAALAWMTPRATQLQSYPGLAVYVLALAAVGFGIGLSWPHLLTRIFTAAPAGEETLTSSSITTVQLYATALTAALAGVITNSAGLADPGGVAGAQHAAQWLFAAFALAPAGALLLLGRITRNHAPGAIQK, encoded by the coding sequence GTGAGTACCGGCACAACCCATGTTTCAAGCGCGTCCTGGGCAGATCTGCTGCATGGGACCAATGCCCTGCGTTCCATCGCGCTGGCGGGCGGCGTGGCGTTGCACGCCATCAACGTCTACATCGTCACCACCATCCTGCCCAGTGTCATCAAGGATATCGGCGGACTGGAGTACTACGCCTGGAACACCACGCTGTTCGTCGTGACGTCCATCGTCGGGTCGGCGTTGTCCGCCCGGTTGATCGAAACGCTGGGACCGCGCGCGGCCTATCTGCTGGCCGTCGCGGTGTTCACCGGGGGTTCGGTGGTGTGCGCGCTGGCGCCCAGCATGCCCATGCTGCTGACCGGACGCAGCATCCAGGGCCTGGGCGGCGGCATCCTCTTCGCGCTCAGCTATGCCTTGATCCGCCTGGTGTTCGAAGCGCCGCTCTGGTCGCGCGCCATGGCCCTGGTGTCGGGCATGTGGGGCGTCGCCACCCTTTGCGGTCCCGCCATCGGCGGCGTTTTCGCCCAGACCGGGCACTGGCGGCTGGCGTTCTGGGCCTTGCTGCCCGTTGCCGCGGGCCTGGCCGCGATCGTGGCCCTCAAGGTCGGCGGCAAGGAGTCAGTCCCGCCGGCCCGGCCCAGCCCCCTGCCCCTGACCACGCTGGGTCTGCTGGTGGCCAGCGTGCTGGCGATCACGCTGGCCAGCCTGTCGAAGGATCTGCGCTGGAACCTGGCAGGCATTGCCGCCGGGCTGGCCATCGCCGCGCTGATCGCGGCGGTGGACAAGCGCGCCGCGAAGCGGCTGCTGCCTACCGGCGCGTACTCCATCGCCACGCCCTTGGGCGCGCTGTATGCGGTCATGTGCCTGGTGGTGGCCGCCATCACCACTGAAATCTTCGTGCCGTATTTCCTGCAAGTGATCCATGGCATGACACCCCTGGCCGCCGGCTACATGACGGCGGCCATGGCGGCGGGCTGGACTCTGGCGGCCATGCCCAGCGCCACTCGCAGCGGCCCGGCCGCCAATTTCCTGGTGCGGCTGAGCCCGGTTGTGATCCTGGCCGCGCTGGCAGCCCTGGCCTGGATGACGCCGCGCGCAACGCAGCTGCAGTCCTACCCTGGCCTGGCGGTCTATGTGCTGGCGCTGGCTGCCGTGGGTTTCGGCATCGGCCTGAGCTGGCCGCATCTGCTGACGCGCATCTTCACCGCTGCGCCTGCCGGTGAAGAAACCTTGACCTCTTCGTCCATCACCACCGTGCAGCTTTATGCGACCGCGTTGACGGCGGCGCTGGCGGGCGTCATCACCAACAGCGCGGGCCTGGCGGATCCGGGCGGCGTGGCGGGCGCGCAGCATGCGGCGCAATGGCTGTTCGCGGCGTTCGCGCTGGCGCCGGCCGGGGCCCTGCTGTTGCTCGGCCGGATCACCCGCAACCACGCGCCAGGGGCCATCCAGAAATAG
- a CDS encoding cytochrome b — MTTPISFAAPTGPAHYDRITIAFHWLTALLVVGLFALAETWGFLPRGTPARRLLQHLHISFGLLFAAVFVLRAVWRLTAGRRLPPASSGWLRTASTGVHGLLYLLMAAQIVLGFLFRWAQGEPFAFFGLFDVPTLIAIDHEQRRFIGGLHNTVAWCIIALALLHALAGLFHHYVLRDGTLRRMLSGR, encoded by the coding sequence GTGACCACACCGATTTCCTTTGCCGCGCCCACCGGCCCTGCGCACTATGACCGCATCACCATCGCATTCCACTGGCTGACCGCGCTGCTGGTGGTGGGCCTGTTCGCGCTGGCCGAAACCTGGGGTTTCCTGCCGCGCGGCACACCCGCGCGGCGCTTGCTGCAGCACTTGCACATTTCGTTCGGCCTGCTGTTTGCCGCCGTGTTCGTGCTGCGCGCCGTCTGGCGCCTCACCGCGGGCAGGCGCTTGCCGCCGGCGTCCAGCGGCTGGCTGCGCACGGCTAGTACGGGCGTACATGGATTGCTGTACCTGTTGATGGCGGCGCAGATCGTGCTGGGCTTTCTGTTCCGCTGGGCGCAGGGCGAGCCGTTCGCGTTCTTCGGCCTGTTCGACGTGCCCACGCTGATCGCCATCGATCACGAGCAGCGCCGCTTCATCGGCGGGCTGCACAACACCGTGGCGTGGTGCATCATCGCGCTGGCGCTGCTGCACGCGCTGGCCGGGCTCTTCCATCATTACGTCCTGCGCGACGGGACGCTGCGCCGCATGCTGTCGGGCCGCTAA
- a CDS encoding RidA family protein has translation MELIHTHQATPPAGHYSQAVRANGFIFVSGQLGFLPPAAPGERPALASGAAAQTREALRSVRAILEAAGASLATVASVTVYIPDVALWDEVNGVYELCFGDHRPARAIVPTRELHYGALVEISVVAVA, from the coding sequence ATGGAACTCATCCATACGCATCAGGCCACGCCGCCCGCCGGCCACTATTCGCAGGCGGTCCGCGCCAACGGCTTCATCTTTGTCTCGGGGCAGTTGGGCTTTTTGCCGCCCGCAGCTCCTGGGGAGCGGCCCGCGCTGGCCAGCGGCGCGGCCGCCCAGACCCGGGAAGCGCTGCGCAGCGTCCGCGCCATCCTGGAAGCGGCCGGCGCCTCGCTTGCCACCGTCGCCAGCGTGACGGTATACATCCCGGACGTGGCGCTCTGGGACGAGGTCAACGGGGTGTACGAACTGTGTTTCGGCGATCACCGGCCCGCGCGGGCCATCGTGCCCACCCGCGAACTGCACTACGGCGCCCTGGTCGAGATCAGCGTGGTCGCCGTAGCCTAG
- a CDS encoding MFS transporter: protein MSNPYRELFQAPGALGFVLAGAVARLPLPMIGIGIITMLSEVRGAYALAGGVAATFALATALLAPRISRLVDRHGQGRVLPVAAGLSVAGLVGLAACVQWGAPDWTLFLFAALAGALPSMPAMIRARWTEIFRDQPQLRTAYALESVADELSFIVGPPLAVGLSVLFFPQAGPLFAALLLAVGVTAFVLQRATAPAVRFRQEGRQASVLRMPPMLSLLAMMAAMGVIVGTIDVLSVAFARQQGFPAGASLVLSSYALGSCVAGLVFGVLKFQMPLARLLVVAAAVTALTTVPLLLVNDLLTLALGVLLAGLSFAPTMIIAMALVEGSVPGHRLTEGLTWLVTGLGAGVAAGAALAGWVVDHHGVGAGFWTAVCAGAIVLLAALPAGRGRVAGRAGA, encoded by the coding sequence GTGTCGAATCCGTATCGCGAGTTGTTCCAGGCGCCCGGCGCCCTGGGTTTTGTCCTGGCTGGCGCCGTGGCGCGCCTGCCGTTGCCCATGATCGGCATAGGCATCATTACCATGCTGTCCGAAGTGCGCGGCGCTTATGCGCTGGCGGGCGGCGTCGCGGCCACCTTCGCCTTGGCCACCGCCTTGCTGGCTCCGCGGATTTCCCGTCTGGTGGATCGCCACGGTCAGGGCAGGGTGCTGCCCGTGGCGGCGGGCCTGAGCGTCGCGGGATTGGTCGGCCTGGCGGCTTGCGTGCAATGGGGAGCGCCCGACTGGACTCTATTCCTCTTCGCCGCGCTGGCGGGCGCCTTGCCCAGCATGCCGGCGATGATACGCGCGCGCTGGACCGAGATATTCAGGGACCAGCCGCAGTTGCGTACCGCCTATGCGCTGGAGTCCGTGGCCGACGAGCTGAGTTTCATTGTCGGTCCGCCGCTGGCCGTCGGGCTGAGCGTGCTGTTCTTTCCCCAGGCCGGCCCCTTGTTCGCCGCCTTGCTGCTGGCGGTGGGCGTCACGGCCTTCGTCCTGCAGCGGGCCACGGCGCCCGCGGTGCGGTTCAGGCAGGAGGGGCGCCAGGCGTCGGTGCTGCGTATGCCTCCCATGCTATCGCTGCTTGCAATGATGGCCGCCATGGGCGTCATCGTGGGCACCATCGATGTATTGAGCGTCGCTTTCGCCCGCCAGCAGGGCTTCCCGGCCGGCGCCAGCCTGGTGCTGTCCTCCTATGCTCTGGGCTCTTGCGTCGCGGGTCTGGTGTTCGGCGTGTTGAAGTTTCAGATGCCGCTTGCCCGCCTTCTGGTGGTTGCGGCGGCGGTCACGGCGTTGACGACGGTTCCGCTGCTGCTGGTAAACGATCTGCTCACCTTGGCGCTGGGCGTGCTGCTGGCCGGCCTGTCCTTTGCGCCGACCATGATCATCGCGATGGCGCTGGTGGAAGGCAGCGTGCCGGGCCATCGTCTGACCGAGGGGCTGACCTGGCTGGTGACCGGTCTGGGCGCGGGCGTCGCGGCGGGCGCGGCGCTGGCAGGCTGGGTGGTCGACCACCATGGCGTGGGCGCGGGGTTCTGGACGGCGGTTTGCGCGGGGGCGATCGTGCTGCTGGCTGCCTTGCCGGCCGGGCGCGGCCGCGTGGCGGGACGTGCCGGCGCCTGA
- a CDS encoding DSD1 family PLP-dependent enzyme — protein MNQNATPSSLDTLDTPCLLLDETRMARNIERLNALMAGHGVQLRPHLKTPKSIDVARRLMSSPQGPAAVSTLQEAEQFAAAGVTDLLYAVGVSPAKLDRVLALRRRGVDLTVVVDSLEAARAVAQRGREAGDAIPALIEIDCDGHRAGVQPGNTAQLLAIARVLHEDGACLRGVMTHAGESYGCDSVEAIADMAEQERLAAVTCAQAIRQAGLPCPVVSVGSTPTAHFAHRLDGVTEVRAGVYVFFDLVMAGLGVCSVDDIAATVLTTVIGHQPDKGWILVDAGWMAMSRDRGTARQRVDQLYGLVCDADGTVYPDLLLAETNQEQGIIKVRPGSGAALPELPLGAKLRIVPNHACATCAQHDAYEVVRPGSPEVVAHWERFRGW, from the coding sequence ATGAACCAGAACGCCACGCCTTCCTCCCTCGATACCCTCGACACGCCATGCCTGCTGCTGGATGAAACGCGCATGGCGCGCAACATCGAGCGCCTGAACGCGCTGATGGCCGGGCACGGCGTGCAACTGCGCCCGCACCTGAAGACGCCCAAATCCATCGACGTCGCGCGCCGGCTCATGTCTTCGCCGCAGGGGCCCGCGGCCGTGTCCACGCTGCAGGAAGCCGAGCAGTTCGCGGCCGCCGGCGTCACCGACCTGCTATACGCCGTGGGCGTGTCGCCCGCCAAGCTGGACCGCGTGCTGGCGCTGCGGCGGCGCGGCGTGGATCTCACCGTGGTGGTGGACAGCCTGGAGGCGGCGCGCGCCGTCGCCCAGCGGGGGCGGGAAGCGGGTGACGCCATCCCCGCGCTGATCGAGATCGATTGCGACGGCCACCGCGCTGGTGTGCAGCCGGGCAACACCGCGCAACTGCTGGCGATCGCGCGGGTCCTGCACGAGGACGGCGCGTGCCTGAGGGGCGTGATGACCCATGCCGGCGAGTCCTACGGTTGCGACAGCGTCGAAGCCATTGCCGACATGGCCGAGCAGGAGCGCCTGGCGGCGGTTACCTGCGCCCAGGCGATCCGCCAGGCCGGCCTGCCATGTCCGGTGGTCAGCGTGGGGTCCACGCCCACCGCGCATTTCGCCCACAGGCTCGATGGTGTGACGGAAGTCCGCGCCGGCGTGTACGTATTCTTCGACCTGGTGATGGCAGGGCTGGGCGTGTGTTCGGTGGATGACATTGCAGCCACCGTTCTGACGACCGTAATCGGCCATCAACCCGACAAGGGCTGGATCCTGGTCGACGCCGGATGGATGGCCATGTCGCGCGACCGGGGCACCGCCAGGCAGCGGGTGGATCAGTTGTACGGCCTGGTGTGCGATGCGGACGGCACGGTCTATCCCGACCTGCTGCTGGCCGAGACCAACCAGGAGCAGGGCATCATCAAGGTACGCCCCGGCAGCGGCGCGGCCCTGCCCGAACTGCCGCTGGGCGCGAAGCTGCGCATCGTGCCCAACCACGCCTGCGCCACCTGCGCCCAGCACGACGCCTACGAGGTCGTGCGCCCGGGTTCGCCCGAAGTGGTGGCGCATTGGGAACGCTTTCGCGGCTGGTAG
- a CDS encoding RidA family protein has product MSRTVVNPDTVPNTVQYGFSQAVIVTGQRRMLLSGQVGVDANERTAGPGLQEQTEAALDNVERVLAAAGGTLAQVIMLRIYICETAREDQEVIAQALRDRFKKDPPPSSWVIVSGLSLPEWLIEIEAEAMLD; this is encoded by the coding sequence ATGTCCAGAACCGTCGTCAATCCCGATACCGTGCCCAACACCGTGCAATACGGTTTCAGCCAGGCCGTCATCGTCACGGGGCAGCGCCGCATGCTGTTGTCCGGCCAGGTTGGCGTCGATGCCAACGAACGCACGGCGGGGCCGGGCCTGCAGGAGCAGACCGAGGCCGCGCTGGACAATGTCGAGCGCGTGCTCGCTGCGGCAGGCGGCACGCTGGCGCAGGTCATCATGCTGCGCATCTACATCTGCGAAACGGCCAGGGAAGATCAGGAAGTCATCGCCCAGGCGCTGCGCGACCGCTTCAAGAAGGATCCCCCGCCGTCGTCCTGGGTCATCGTCAGCGGCCTGTCGCTGCCGGAATGGCTGATCGAGATCGAGGCGGAGGCCATGCTGGACTAG
- a CDS encoding DUF2513 domain-containing protein, with protein sequence MQRDFDLVVTILGALRDAPGPNLSTHDIKNVALAPHPEEQGLQVIAHHLDLLEDAGLVKQISETAATAGATRWRITWKGYDALEQDEDDEDDEDFDAEE encoded by the coding sequence ATGCAACGCGATTTCGATCTGGTCGTCACTATCCTGGGCGCCCTGCGCGACGCCCCGGGCCCCAACCTGAGCACGCACGACATCAAGAACGTGGCGCTGGCGCCCCATCCCGAAGAACAGGGCCTGCAGGTAATTGCACACCACCTGGACCTGCTGGAGGACGCTGGCCTGGTCAAGCAGATCAGCGAGACCGCGGCGACCGCGGGCGCAACGCGCTGGCGCATCACCTGGAAGGGCTACGACGCCCTGGAGCAGGATGAGGACGACGAAGACGACGAGGATTTCGACGCGGAAGAATAA
- a CDS encoding intermembrane transport protein PqiB, whose protein sequence is MPESGSATASTPAASRKRRRLSWIWLVPLIAALGGLALVVRVWMEAGPTATISFQTAEGLEAGKTQVRYKEVNVGVVERVALNSDRSGVVATVRINKEAGSLLQEGTVFWVVRPRLTLSGVSGLSTLFSGAYIGVDPSDRFRQEGESRATKYSFVGLETPPEVPQDRAGKRYTLKARDLGSLDIGSPVYFRRIAVGQVVAYHLDSSGEGVNVQVFIDAPNDDFVNSATRFWNASGVDFSVDARGLQVRSQSLLSVIVGGVAFDTIERHAHVTAKADTEFTIFPSEGAARAQPDGAPLHIRMRFDQSVRGLVVGAPIDAYGAAIGQVDSIRLEFDPAIKQFYALVGATVYPERLGAQTVEEIKEYSGSTLEHPNGKLLAALIKQGLRAQLRIGNLLTGQLYVALAVFPEAEPVSFKMEEDPFIPTVPNNLDQLQQQINSILTKLDRVPFEGLGADLGQLLRATSSLMKRLDTRLAPEAQAMLRQAGKSLAAVGSVLSPDAGLPLNANAVLQELSRTARSLRELADYLQAHPESLLRGRAPDAQYQRQPAR, encoded by the coding sequence ATGCCTGAGTCTGGCTCCGCCACCGCCAGCACGCCTGCAGCAAGCCGTAAAAGGCGTCGCCTGTCATGGATTTGGCTGGTGCCTCTCATCGCAGCCTTGGGCGGGCTGGCGCTGGTGGTGCGCGTCTGGATGGAGGCGGGCCCCACGGCAACCATCAGTTTCCAGACCGCCGAAGGGCTGGAGGCCGGCAAGACCCAGGTCCGCTACAAGGAAGTCAACGTCGGAGTGGTCGAGCGCGTGGCCTTGAATTCCGACCGCTCGGGCGTCGTCGCAACCGTGCGCATCAACAAGGAAGCCGGCAGCCTGCTGCAGGAAGGGACCGTGTTCTGGGTGGTGCGGCCCAGGCTGACGCTAAGCGGCGTGTCGGGCCTGAGCACCTTGTTCTCCGGGGCGTATATCGGCGTGGACCCGTCCGACCGGTTCCGCCAGGAGGGAGAGAGCCGGGCCACCAAATACAGCTTCGTCGGCCTGGAGACCCCGCCCGAAGTGCCGCAGGACCGCGCCGGCAAGCGCTACACCCTCAAGGCCCGCGACCTGGGCTCGCTGGACATAGGCTCACCCGTCTACTTCCGGCGCATCGCGGTGGGGCAGGTGGTGGCCTACCACCTGGACAGCAGCGGCGAAGGCGTCAATGTGCAGGTATTCATCGACGCGCCCAATGACGATTTCGTCAACAGCGCCACGCGCTTCTGGAACGCCAGCGGCGTGGACTTCAGTGTCGATGCGCGCGGCCTGCAGGTGCGTTCGCAATCTCTGCTGTCGGTAATCGTGGGGGGCGTCGCGTTCGACACCATCGAGCGGCACGCGCACGTGACGGCCAAAGCCGACACGGAGTTCACCATTTTTCCGTCGGAAGGCGCGGCTCGCGCGCAACCCGATGGCGCGCCGCTGCATATCCGCATGCGCTTTGACCAGTCGGTGCGGGGGCTGGTGGTAGGTGCGCCCATCGACGCCTATGGCGCGGCTATCGGCCAGGTGGACTCTATCCGCCTGGAGTTCGACCCGGCCATCAAGCAGTTCTACGCCCTGGTTGGCGCCACCGTCTATCCCGAACGCCTGGGCGCGCAGACGGTCGAGGAAATCAAGGAATATTCGGGCTCGACGTTGGAGCATCCCAACGGCAAGCTGCTGGCCGCCTTGATCAAACAGGGCCTGCGCGCCCAGCTGCGCATCGGCAACCTGCTGACCGGCCAGTTGTATGTCGCACTGGCGGTGTTCCCGGAGGCCGAGCCGGTGTCGTTCAAGATGGAAGAGGATCCCTTCATTCCTACCGTGCCGAACAACCTGGATCAGCTGCAGCAGCAGATCAACAGCATCCTGACCAAGCTGGACAGGGTGCCGTTCGAAGGCTTGGGGGCCGATCTGGGCCAGTTGTTGCGCGCCACCTCCAGCTTGATGAAGCGGCTGGATACCCGCCTCGCGCCCGAGGCGCAAGCCATGCTGCGGCAGGCTGGCAAATCGCTGGCTGCCGTGGGAAGCGTGCTGAGTCCCGACGCCGGCCTGCCGCTCAATGCCAACGCGGTCTTGCAGGAACTGTCGCGCACCGCGCGGTCCCTGCGCGAACTGGCGGACTACCTGCAAGCGCATCCGGAGTCGCTGCTGCGCGGCCGCGCACCGGATGCCCAGTACCAGCGCCAGCCGGCGCGCTAG
- the kdsA gene encoding 3-deoxy-8-phosphooctulonate synthase produces MTAPEVFISSSISCANDRPFVLFGGINVLESMDLALRAGEEYQRVTRKLGIPYVFKASFDKANRSSIHSYRGPGLEEGMKIFEAVKKEFGVPVITDVHEPWQAAPVAEVVDILQLPAFLARQTDLVVALAKTQRVINIKKPQFLSPGQMLNIVEKFTEAGNDKLILCDRGTSFGYDNLVVDMLGFGVMKKVSGNRPLIFDVTHALQQRSALDAASGGRREQVAELARAGMAVGLAGLFLEAHPDPKNAKCDGPSALPLDKLEPFLTQLKRLDDLVKSFAPIDIEP; encoded by the coding sequence ATGACCGCCCCAGAAGTGTTTATCTCCTCCTCGATCAGCTGCGCGAATGATCGCCCCTTCGTGCTGTTCGGCGGCATCAATGTGCTGGAATCCATGGATCTGGCGCTGCGCGCCGGCGAGGAATACCAGCGCGTCACCCGCAAGCTGGGTATCCCCTACGTATTCAAGGCCTCGTTCGACAAGGCCAACCGTTCCTCCATCCATTCCTATCGCGGTCCGGGCCTGGAAGAGGGCATGAAGATCTTCGAAGCGGTCAAGAAGGAATTCGGCGTGCCCGTCATCACCGACGTGCATGAACCCTGGCAGGCCGCTCCCGTGGCCGAGGTCGTCGACATCCTGCAACTGCCGGCCTTCCTGGCCCGGCAGACGGACCTGGTAGTGGCGCTGGCCAAGACCCAGCGCGTCATCAACATCAAGAAGCCGCAGTTTCTCAGCCCGGGCCAGATGCTGAACATCGTCGAGAAGTTCACCGAGGCCGGCAACGACAAGCTGATCCTGTGCGACCGTGGCACCAGCTTCGGCTATGACAATCTGGTTGTAGACATGCTAGGGTTTGGCGTGATGAAGAAAGTGTCCGGCAACCGGCCGCTCATTTTCGACGTCACGCATGCCTTGCAGCAGCGCTCGGCGCTGGACGCGGCATCCGGCGGCCGCCGCGAACAGGTGGCCGAACTGGCCCGCGCAGGCATGGCCGTGGGGTTGGCCGGCCTGTTCCTGGAAGCCCACCCCGATCCCAAGAACGCGAAGTGCGACGGTCCCAGCGCCTTGCCGCTGGACAAGCTGGAGCCCTTCCTGACCCAGCTGAAGAGGCTGGACGACCTGGTGAAGTCCTTTGCCCCCATCGACATCGAACCTTGA